From the Anguilla anguilla isolate fAngAng1 chromosome 8, fAngAng1.pri, whole genome shotgun sequence genome, one window contains:
- the sdhc gene encoding succinate dehydrogenase cytochrome b560 subunit, mitochondrial, which produces MALLLRTLARRGVCTPCPRFCLYRHAVPMGSSAKEEMDKFWAKNTRLNRPMSPHITIYRWSIPMMISITHRGTGVGLSGGISLFALAALVLPGDYTSHLELIHSLSLGPALITGAKFVLAFPVMFHTCNGIRHLVWDIGKGFKIPEVYRSGYSVMGLSLIFSALLAAL; this is translated from the exons ATGGCGTTACTTCTAAG AACATTGGCTCGGAGGGGTGTCTGTACGCCCTGCCCACGATTTTGCCTCTACAGACA TGCGGTTCCCATGGGTTCCTCTGCAAAAGAGGAAATGGATAAATTTTGGGCCAAAAATACTCGACTGAACCGACCGATGTCGCCTCACATTACAATCTACAG GTGGTCCATCCCCATGATGATCTCCATCACGCACAGGGGAACGGGCGTGGGACTAAGTGGAG gtattTCTCTGTTCGCTCTTGCTGCGTTGGTGTTGCCGGGAGACTACACCTCTCACCTGGAGCTGATCCATTCCCTGTCTCTGGGCCCTGCCCTCATCACCGGCGCCAAGTTTGTCCTGGCGTTCCCTGTGATGTTCCACACCTGCAACGGCATCCGTCACCTG GTGTGGGACATTGGGAAGGGCTTTAAGATCCCGGAGGTGTATCGCTCTGGCTACTCGGTGATGGGCCTGTCGCTGATCTTCTCAGCGTTGCTCGCTGCTCTCTAA